In the genome of Henningerozyma blattae CBS 6284 chromosome 5, complete genome, one region contains:
- the RAX2 gene encoding Rax2p (similar to Saccharomyces cerevisiae RAX2 (YLR084C); ancestral locus Anc_8.256) produces MRICIRTILGILLLSVAPSSVVANQLNHLKDILEIENIPAPQFNLQDSTNQSLQLLTSNGFDTLNFVHYNGQQNFTQPIISSSQNHLIYYSNDTYIRLLDIPYSTRIQHIIPYGQDAFILSGTGSLNGFELSNQLVYNLTDLSLTPIFENKLVPEVRTIFKDPDTNLVYFGGNFSYLLPDSNISNGLIIWDSSSNDTISYEFGGFGSNSVINNILKLNSNDLLFSGQFYTLDDPSILHIPYNITFPNNTSSLLSQQNVSTFELNQRIPLTFGKFSTADTNDYINKNQLICPTSEIEAWASDSKAGSLQITLPFSIRPSKIRIFNSPDPDDEVATFRINPGNQNSIMSLAYLDPLDGQLKYCSEFCPLYNRNQLKLFNSNDNLKSHVITLLDNNTTDIKWSTTYQEFAFVNQFDLTTLEFQALSSYGSRVGLSGLSLFQSDIAVFANESYNKPSCNDQTAYDNEDLIKAALPRVMGSSYSILSDNDWYTPLPNSDYLACTYLSSSKLIPTVTFYPNLLYAGNYTVDMITPGCTADNSCDSRGIVNVTMWNQTDSSILQTSLIYQTNENYKFDQIFNGYLDPLVKITMSFYSGVYSNTGNFTIVADRINLIINSLDFVTTTSSNEIDIYNVTLNGLFQYPEYNSVNNLNENYTNSTINQYAYSNYPANVSLIAAAYDKDTLLVGGSINKLQEFQIEKNGQNISLQNTFKDLNSVTGIVPYSDGLIAYGDIMDSSGSYKAITFTNNKFGTLGNFTDEIQSFSNISLTTSWEILSFNNKYFYNQSNMEDFKNTSTFELSLWSAGKNAQNDLIFSGLVSENENVNLTGVVSINANEQIKELNLGNNIYPYSAVFLNDSSTIYAYMEPNTRLNRLIHSNGEQISWSWKNKISSMAFFPNESLLSVGTISDKDVFPSFSILNLTSNKVIANETLNKNSQISSLLYFTKNSSVLVGGNFTFSDYQCSGLCLFNYETKNWSTFMNNTLEGTVSKLELKNNSNILISGTLSTNKSANIDLALLNLNTYNVSILLQNTNLTSFEFTGNQIAAWNSSTLFQYNNEAWSQILLPNGTESLKLDSISIFDITNKNSSSILEKRALRDTNIMVATGQFYSKGLGTVQALYYTSDTWIPYFYGNLTNNMDTSNSINIFPNKDISSKIISDFVLKNWNFNLSDVGNSTNTTNSTNTTSTTNLTSPSNTTSPQPSSSIIPIIGKQQNKKHKIQRGFVVLIGLALSLATVALLGIFGILLSFIFRDSRGDYESLKPRTTEHEMFDAVPPEKLMPFVL; encoded by the coding sequence ATGAGAATTTGTATTAGGACAATACTCGGGATATTATTGCTTTCTGTAGCTCCATCTTCAGTGGTTGCCAACCAactaaatcatttaaaagatattttagaGATAGAAAATATACCAGCTCCGCAATTTAACTTGCAAGACTCTACAAACCAATCATTGCAGCTATTAACTTCAAATGGGTTTGATACACTGAATTTTGTACATTATAATGGGCAACAAAATTTTACCCAACCTATTATCAGTTCATCACAGAATcatttgatatattattcaaatgaCACATATATAAGACTACTAGATATTCCATATTCTACTCGAATACAACATATTATACCTTATGGTCAGGATGCATTTATTCTATCAGGAACAGGGTCTTTAAATGGTTTTGAGCTTTCGAACCAATTGGTTTATAATTTGACAGATTTATCCTTAACGCCAATATTTGAGAATAAGTTAGTGCCAGAAGTTAgaacaatttttaaagatcCAGACACTAATTTGGTTTATTTTGGTGGGAATTTCTCATATTTGTTACCTGActcaaatatttccaatGGATTAATCATTTGGgattcatcatcaaatgACACTATATCCTATGAATTTGGTGGCTTTGGATCAAACTCGgtcattaataatattttaaaattaaatagcaatgacttattattttctggTCAATTCTATACCCTTGATGATCCTTCAATTTTGCATATTCCTTACAATATTACTTTTCCAAACAATACTTCCTCTTTATTATCACAGCAAAATGTTTCTACTTTTGAACTAAATCAAAGGATACCATTAACATTCGGTAAATTCTCAACTGCAGATACTAatgattatattaataaaaatcaacTAATTTGCCCGACCTCAGAAATTGAGGCATGGGCAAGTGATTCTAAGGCAGGCTCCTTGCAAATAACTTTACCATTTAGCATACGACCTTCgaaaattagaattttcaattcacCAGACCCAGATGACGAGGTTGCAACTTTTAGAATAAACCCTGGAAATCAAAATTCTATTATGAGCTTAGCATATCTGGATCCTTTAGATGGTCAACTTAAGTATTGTTCTGAATTTTGCCCACTTTATAATagaaatcaattaaaattattcaatagCAATGATAATCTAAAGAGTCATGTAATTACTTTActagataataatacaacaGATATTAAATGGTCTACAACTTATCAAGAATTTGCTTTTGTTAATCAATTCGATTTAACAACTTTAGAGTTTCAAGCATTATCTTCCTATGGTTCAAGAGTTGGCCTATCTGGTTTAAGCTTATTTCAAAGTGATATTGCAGTTTTTGCAAATGAATCCTATAACAAACCTTCTTGTAACGATCAAACTGCATATGACAATGAAGATTTGATTAAAGCGGCACTTCCGAGAGTGATGGGTAGTTCTTACTCAATATTATCCGATAACGATTGGTATACCCCTTTACCAAATTCAGATTATTTAGCCTGCACATATCTTTCAAGTAGCAAACTTATACCTACCGTCACTTTTTATCCAAACCTTTTATATGCAGGTAACTATACTGTCGATATGATCACCCCTGGCTGCACAGCTGATAATTCATGTGATTCAAGGGGTATTGTAAATGTCACAATGTGGAACCAAACCGATTCCTCGATATTACAAACAAGTCTAATTTACCaaacaaatgaaaattataaatttgatcaaatttttaacGGTTATTTGGATCCTTTAGTAAAAATTACAATGAGCTTTTATTCGGGTGTTTATTCTAATACTGGTAACTTTACCATAGTTGCAGAcagaattaatttaattatcaaTTCATTGGATTTTGTTACAACAACCAGTTCTAATGAgatagatatttataacGTAACTTTAAACGGCTTATTCCAATATCCTGAGTATAATTcagttaataatttaaatgagaATTATACTAATTCAACGATTAATCAATATGCATATAGTAACTACCCTGCCAATGTTTCTTTAATTGCAGCAGCATATGATAAAGATACTTTATTAGTTGGTGGatctataaataaattacaagaatttcaaattgaaaaaaatggacAAAACATTTCGTTACAAAATACATTCAAAGACTTAAACTCGGTAACTGGAATTGTACCATATTCAGATGGTTTGATTGCATATGGTGATATTATGGATTCATCTGGTTCTTATAAAGCAATTACTTTTACCAATAACAAGTTTGGAACTTTAGGAAATTTCACTGATGAAATCCAAAGTTTTAgtaatatttctttgaCGACATCATGGGAAATTTTGtcattcaataataaatatttctacaatcaatcaaatatggaagattttaaaaatacttCCACTTTTGAATTGTCATTATGGTCAGCAGGTAAAAATGCACAGaatgatttgattttttctgGTCTTGTTTCAGAAAACGAAAATGTAAACCTGACTGGAGTTGTCAGTATTAACGCTAATGAGCAAATTAAGGAATTAAATTTgggaaataatatttatccATACAGCGCTGTATTCTTAAATGATAGTTCTACGATATATGCTTATATGGAACCAAACACGAGATTAAACAGATTGATACACAGCAATGGAGAACAGATATCCTGGAGTTggaagaataaaatttccaGCATGGcattttttccaaatgaatcattattaagTGTGGGAACAATAAGCGACAAAGATGTATTTCCAAGCTTTAGTATTCTAAATTTAACAAGTAATAAAGTTATAGCTAATGAAACATTGAACAAAAATTCTCAGATATCTTCGTTACTTTATTTCACAAAAAATTCTAGTGTTCTAGTAGGAGGTAATTTCACGTTCTCTGACTATCAGTGTTCAGGATTGTGCTTGTTTAACTATGAAACCAAAAATTGGTCAACTTTTATGAATAATACTCTGGAAGGAACTGTTAGTAAGTTGGAactgaaaaataattcaaatattttaatttcaggTACATTATCGACCAATAAATCTGCTAATATTGATCTTGCCCTTTTGAATCTTAATACCTATAACGTAAGCattcttcttcagaatACAAATCTTACctcatttgaatttactGGTAACCAAATTGCAGCTTGGAACTCATCTACTTTATTTCAATACAATAACGAAGCATGGAGCCAAATTCTACTACCAAATGGCACTGAAAGTTTGAAATTAGATagtatttctatttttgaTATCACTAATAAGAATAGTTCATCTATTTTAGAAAAGCGCGCATTAAGAGATACGAATATTATGGTTGCGACGGGtcaattttattctaaAGGTTTAGGTACTGTACAGGCGTTGTATTACACCTCTGATACCTGGATCCCATATTTTTATGGAAATTTGACAAATAATATGGACACCAGTAATagcattaatatttttccaaataaagatatatcCTCCAAAATAATCAGtgattttgttttaaagaattggaatttCAACTTATCAGATGTTGGAAATTCTACGAACACCACAAATTCTACCAATACTACTTCAACTACAAATTTAACATCCCCTTCTAACACTACAAGTCCACAACCAAGCAGCTCCATTATCCCTATAATTGGAAAGCAGCAGAAcaaaaaacataaaattCAGCGAGGATTTGTCGTTCTCATTGGGCTTGCACTATCGTTAGCTACTGTTGCACTACTGGGGATATTTGGTATTTTATTATCCTTTATTTTCCGTGACAGTAGAGGTGACTATGAGTCTTTAAAGCCTCGCACTACAGAGCATGAAATGTTTGATGCTGTTCCGCCAGAAAAACTAATGCCATTTGTactataa
- the SMC4 gene encoding condensin subunit SMC4 (similar to Saccharomyces cerevisiae SMC4 (YLR086W); ancestral locus Anc_8.259) — translation MPDSPISKKQKITESRDEDKKINNNIIINHNNRDINRSHVDDADITIGPYQGQEKHIQPQSQDRHGRSRTPRKLIVSSADHRFTMSQPNLLSADSQTPSLQHPSVSTGREHKFYSQSPPRSPHRSPVRSPKKALELIQLSPIKNNRAELQKMYELQQTQKRTIRLVIERLVLTNFKSYAGRQVVGPFHTNFSAVVGPNGSGKSNVIDSMLFVFGFRANKMRQGKLKDLIHKSEKYPELSSCSVEIHFQYVIDDPNGGPSKIDESKEKLVVMRKAFKNNSSKYYINDKESSFTQVTTLLKNEGIDLDHKRFLILQGEVENIAQMKPKSEKEGDDGLLEYLEDIIGTSHYKVQIEHNLSKVEALNEICIEKENRFNIVEKEKDSLVDGKNEALKYLANEKNLVLAKSKKYQHQLYIDNKKLTSTLAKITDAQENYDKELEKYSTISKELKNLQDEEITLNKRLNETKKYEEKLLSNQRKNNSELISTQEMIKNIEKKKDNAEKLVNTTEKSITQTNNKLETLNNQQEDYTKQIEELNEKLKIEKSKLEEIKISLKGKTEQFSNEILKNEKELEPYQIQLQEKMSQIQLLQSEISLLNENKDNLSNEIISIKKLIEEKKLSVVRMSEKITGWKQQLLEQRKEVESGDIEFNKFTKKIQEMRDKLDSHRQKANDSRTSLSNVQNKNSVLTALFKLQKSGRISGFYGRLGDLGVIDEKYDVAISTACPRLEDLVVDSVDCGQQCIDYLRKNRLGYARFILLDKLRKFNLNRIETPDNAPRLFDLIQVREDKFLPAFYSVLRDTLVATNLLHANKVAYGKRRFRVVTLDGKLIDISGTMSGGGNYVLRGLMKLGQDLPENDFEQTSPEEVQKLERELEILEKNFKVAYNSLKEMNQEILHMKEQIPATELNISKTTIEIEYCENEIKQLISQLKEKQEIHDQESNNNDEIKVADDKLQALKKEYYSLNDQTKVTKQEIEKLRQQIMDAGGIELKMQNSKVTSLVNQLKIVNSKQKNDKSAIKKNNNILKKLQNELNTTKDNSLEFKTNLENSKKKVTLLSEELAKLESDINDTQNAKEEILLNIDGNKEKAQELEEDSRNFKSFELEIKNKLDKLKDLSHHLEKQIGKLDTELNALTIREISQNLESFDERLEKYDISKNGATEDTQHTSSALNSVSNINTDTMDIDSTDNEINPGIKRLSELEINELDIESLDAEIENLEEQLEHSTANIEILEEYVRRLSEYKKRKSDLDESISEKETAKEETEVLKKKRLEEFTTGFDIISLTLKEMYQMITMGGNAELELVDSLDPFSEGVTFSVMPPKKSWRNISNLSGGEKTLSSLALVFALHKYKPTPLYVMDEIDAALDFRNVSIVANYIKERTKDAQLIVISLRNNMFELSKQLVGIYKSENMTQSATLVNNDMLNRDT, via the coding sequence ATGCCTGATAGCCCCATAAgtaaaaaacaaaagataACAGAAAGTCGAGATGAAGATAAGAAAATTAAcaacaatattataattaatcATAACAATCGTGATATAAATAGAAGCCATGTTGATGATGCTGATATTACAATTGGACCTTATCAAGGGCAAGAAAAACATATTCAGCCCCAATCCCAAGATAGACATGGTAGATCTCGTACCCCCAGAAAGTTGATTGTAAGTTCTGCAGACCATAGATTCACTATGTCTCAGccaaatttattaagtGCGGATTCACAAACTCCATCCTTACAGCACCCGAGTGTATCTACAGGTCGAGAGCATAAGTTTTATTCACAATCGCCACCTAGATCTCCACATAGGTCGCCTGTCAGATCTCCTAAAAAAGCTTTGGAATTGATCCAGCTATCTCCAATCAAAAACAACAGAGCAGAATTACAGAAGATGTATGAATTACAACAAACTCAAAAACGTACGATAAGATTAGTTATTGAAAGATTGGTACTGACGAACTTTAAATCGTATGCAGGTAGACAGGTTGTGGGCCCATTCCATACAAATTTTTCAGCTGTAGTGGGTCCTAATGGTTCTGGTAAATCAAATGTGATCGATTCAATGTTATTTGTCTTTGGTTTTAGAGCTAATAAGATGAGACAAGGGAAGTTGAAAGATTTGATTCATAAATCTGAGAAATATCCAGAACTATCATCGTGCTCTGTAGAAATTCATTTCCAGTATGTGATTGATGATCCTAATGGCGGACCAtcaaaaattgatgaatctaaagaaaaattagttGTTATGAGAAAAGCTTTcaagaataattcttcaaaatattacattaatgataaagaaaGTAGTTTTACACAAGTAACgacattattaaaaaacgAGGGAATTGATCTAGATCATAAGAGATTTTTAATCTTACAAGGGGAAGTAGAAAATATTGCTCAAATGAAACCAAAATCTGAAAAGGAAGGTGATGATGGActtttagaatatttagaGGACATTATAGGAACTTCTCATTATAAAGTTCAAATTGAACACAACTTAAGTAAAGTTGAAGctttaaatgaaatatgtatcgaaaaagaaaatagatttaatatcgttgaaaaggaaaaagatTCATTGGTTGATGGCAAAAATGAAgctttgaaatatttagctaatgaaaaaaatttagttCTTgctaaatcaaaaaaatatcaacatcaattatatattgataataaaaaattaacttcCACTCTAGCCAAGATTACTGATGCTCAAGAAAACTATGATaaagaattggaaaaatacTCAACTATCagtaaagaattaaaaaatttacaagatgaagaaataacactaaataaaagattaaacgaaacaaaaaaatatgaagaaAAACTCCTTTCTAATCAGAGAAAAAATAACTCAGAATTAATATCCACTCAAGAAatgattaaaaatattgaaaagaaaaaggaTAATGCAGAAAAGTTGGTCAATACTACAGAAAAATCTATTACtcaaactaataataaattagaaacattaaataatcaacAAGAAGATTATACCAAACagattgaagaattaaatgaaaaattaaaaatcgaaaaaagtaaattaGAAGAGATTAAAATTAGTCTAAAAGGTAAAACGGAacaattttcaaatgaaatattgaaaaatgaaaaagaattagaaccttatcaaatacaattacaagaaaaaatgtCACAAATCCAACTACTTCAGTctgaaatttcattattaaatgaaaataaagataatctAAGTAATGagattatttcaataaaaaaattgattgaGGAGAAGAAATTATCTGTAGTTAGGATGTCAGAAAAAATTACAGGCTGGAAACAACAATTACTTGAGCAGAGAAAAGAAGTTGAATCAGGTGATATAGAATTCAATAAGTTCACCAAAAAGATTCAAGAGATGCGAGATAAATTAGATTCTCACAGACAAAAAGCTAATGATTCTAGAACCTCTTTATCGAatgttcaaaataaaaactcAGTCTTAACTGCCTTATTCAAGTTACAAAAATCTGGTAGAATATCTGGGTTCTACGGTAGATTAGGTGATTTAGGTGTTATCgatgaaaaatatgatgTAGCTATTTCAACAGCATGCCCTCGACTTGAAGATTTAGTAGTCGATTCTGTAGACTGTGGCCAACAGTGTATTGATTACctaagaaaaaatagacTTGGTTATGCCCGGTTTATTTTATTGGATAAATTAAGAAAGTTTAATCTTAACCGTATTGAAACACCAGATAATGCACCTAGATTATTTGATCTAATACAGGTTAGGgaagataaatttttacCGGCATTTTATAGTGTCCTAAGAGATACTTTAGTCGCAACAAACCTTTTGCACGCTAATAAAGTTGCATATGGTAAGAGGAGATTTCGAGTTGTTACATTAGATGGAAAACTGATTGATATTTCAGGTACCATGTCTGGTGGTGGTAATTATGTATTAAGAGGTTTAATGAAGTTGGGTCAAGATCTTCCAGAAAATGACTTCGAACAAACATCACCCGAAGAAGTTCAGAAATTAGAAAGAGAACTAGAGATTCTtgagaaaaattttaaagttgcatataattcattaaaagaaatgaatCAAGAAATACTCCATATGAAAGAACAAATCCCAGCCActgaattaaatatttcaaagacaaccattgaaattgaatattgtgaaaatgaaattaagcAATTAATTTCACAACTGAAAGAGAAACAGGAAATCCATGATCAAGAATCTAACAATAACGATGAAATTAAAGTAGCAGATGATAAATTACAAGCATTGAagaaagaatattataGTTTGAATGATCAAACAAAGGTGACAAAACAAGAGATAGAGAAATTGAGACAACAAATTATGGATGCTGGTGGTATTGAGTTGAAAATGCAAAATTCTAAAGTGACATCACTTGTAAACCAATTAAAGATAGTCAATTCAAAACAGAAGAATGACAAATCAgcaataaaaaagaataataatatactaaaaaaattacaaaatgaaCTAAATACCACAAAAGACAACTCGCTTGAGTTTAAAACGAATCTAGAAAATTCGAAAAAGAAAGTTACTCTTCTATCTGAGGAGCTAGCAAAACTAGAGTCTGATATAAACGACACACAAAATGCGAAAGAAGAAATACTGTTAAATATCGATGGGAATAAAGAGAAAGCCCAAGAACTAGAAGAAGATTCAcgtaattttaaatcatttgaattagaaattaaaaataaattagataaattaaaagatctATCACATCATTTAGAAAAACAAATCGGTAAACTTGATACTGAACTAAATGCTTTAACCATCCGTGAAATATCTCAGAATTTAGAATCATTTGATGAGCGTTTAGAGAAATATGATATATCTAAAAATGGGGCAACCGAAGATACCCAACATACTTCTTCTGCCCTAAATTCcgtttcaaatataaatactGACACAATGGACATTGATTCAactgataatgaaataaatcCTGGCATTAAACGATTATCAGAActtgaaattaatgaacTTGACATTGAATCTTTAGATGCAGAAATAGAGAATTTAGAAGAGCAATTGGAGCATTCAACAGCTAATATTGAGATATTAGAAGAATACGTAAGACGTTTATCAGAAtacaagaaaagaaaatcagATCTAGATGAATCTATTTCTGAAAAGGAAACTGCGAAGGAAGAGACAGAAGTTCTCAAAAAAAAGCGTTTAGAAGAATTTACAACAGGGTTTGATATTATATCTCTTACCTTAAAAGAAATGTATCAAATGATTACTATGGGTGGTAATGCTGAATTAGAACTTGTAGATTCACTTGATCCATTTTCTGAAGGTGTTACATTTAGTGTAATGCCTCCAAAGAAAAGTTGGagaaatatatcaaatttatcTGGTGGTGAAAAAACTTTAAGCTCTCTTGCTCTCGTCTTCGCTTTACACAAATATAAACCAACACCTTTATACGTTATGGATGAAATTGATGCGGCCCTTGACTTCAGAAATGTATCTATTGTGGCCAATTACATTAAAGAGCGCACTAAAGATGCTCAATTAATTGTTATTTCTTTAAGAAACAATATGTTCGAGTTGTCAAAACAACTAGTTGGTATATATAAAAGTGAAAATATGACACAGTCAGCCACTCTGGTAAACAATGATATGTTAAATAGGGATACATAA
- the TBLA0E04400 gene encoding putative phosphotransferase (similar to Saccharomyces cerevisiae YDR109C; ancestral locus Anc_8.257): MSYYIGVDVGTGSARACLIDLNGDILSIKELAIDRQELKPGYITQSTNQIWNNICICIRNILQESNVDDISSKIKGIGFDATCSLVVLNSKTDQEVAVGPNFEDNDQNVILWMDHRALIETVEINSTDSKCLKYVGGQMSVEMEIPKIKWLKNNMNPAVYKDCKFLDLPDFLTYKATGNSIRSFCSAVCKQGLLPLGVEGSTKGWTEEFLLNIGLEDLMEDNFVKLGGPVKQDSQGKVSFSTAGEFIGYLSDKSSKIMGISSKCAVSSGIIDAYAGWIGTIAASTKEPIEQLNNFQDNLNGMICSSGRLAVVAGTSTCHISLTNKPIFVPGVWGPYRDVLGHNFWCAEGGQSCTGALLQHVLETHPAYKELCAISKQQDISVFEVLNNKIRELTHQRDLIDEVHLIKNLFFYGDFHGNRSPVADEAMRGNIIGLSMDSSLNDLCRMYLGACEFIAQQTRHIVDIMTKSGYNLHSLYMSGGQCRNELLMQLISNCVGLPVVIPKNIDTAVVFGSALMGACASELSKSHSDNTKKPDQILWDVMCKMTGQGIVVSPQDPSSQVCKLLTVKYQIYLDMIATQKRYRSMVNGL, from the coding sequence ATGTCTTATTATATTGGTGTTGATGTCGGAACTGGTTCTGCAAGAGCGTgtttaattgatttgaatGGTGATATCTTGTCTATTAAAGAGTTAGCCATTGATCGACAAGAATTGAAACCTGGATATATCACCCAATCTACAAATCAGATttggaataatatttgtatttgtattagaaATATCCTTCAAGAAAGCAATGTTGACGATATTTCGTCGAAAATTAAGGGAATTGGCTTTGATGCAACTTGTTCACTGGTTGTTTTAAACTCAAAGACAGATCAAGAAGTAGCAGTGGGCCCTAATTTCGAAGATAATGATCAAAATGTTATTTTATGGATGGATCATCGTGCTTTAATAGAAACCgttgaaattaattcaacCGACTCCAAATGCTTGAAATACGTTGGTGGGCAAATGTCTGTGGAAATGGAAATACCTAAGATTAAATGgttaaagaataatatgAATCCAGCTGTTTATAAGGATTGTAAATTTCTAGATTTACCTGATTTTTTAACTTACAAAGCTACCGGTAACTCTATTCGTTCGTTCTGTTCGGCTGTTTGTAAGCAAGGTCTCTTACCATTAGGAGTGGAAGGTTCAACAAAAGGCTGGAcagaagaatttttattaaacatTGGATTGGAAGATTTAATGGAAGAcaattttgttaaattgGGCGGCCCTGTAAAACAAGATTCTCAAGGTAAAGTATCATTTAGTACTGCGGGTGAATTCATTGGTTATTTGTCGGACAAATCATCAAAGATAATGGGAATTTCCTCTAAATGTGCTGTCAGTTCCGGTATAATTGATGCATATGCAGGTTGGATCGGCACTATTGCAGCAAGTACCAAGGAACCAAttgaacaattaaataactTTCAAGATAATCTAAATGGAATGATTTGTTCTAGTGGTAGATTAGCTGTTGTAGCAGGGACTTCTACTTGTCATATATCTCTTACAAATAAACCAATTTTTGTTCCAGGGGTTTGGGGCCCATATCGTGATGTCCTTGGGCATAATTTCTGGTGTGCAGAAGGTGGGCAAAGTTGTACAGGTGCCTTGTTACAACATGTATTGGAGACACATCCAGCTTATAAAGAACTATGCGCAATTTCTAAACAACAAGATATATCCGTATTTGAAGTGTTAAATAACAAGATTAGAGAATTAACCCATCAAAGAGACTTAATTGATGAAGTTCATTTAATCAAAAACTTATTCTTTTATGGTGATTTCCATGGCAATAGATCTCCAGTTGCAGATGAAGCAATGAGAGGAAACATTATTGGGCTATCTATGGACTCCTCCTTGAATGATCTATGTAGGATGTATCTTGGTGCATGTGAATTTATAGCTCAGCAAACAAGACATATAGTTGATATAATGACTAAATCAGGCTATAATCTTCATTCGTTGTATATGTCTGGAGGTCAATGTCGTAATGAGCTCTTGATGCAATTAATCAGCAATTGCGTTGGATTACCAGTAGTTATTCCTAAGAATATTGATACAGCTGTTGTTTTTGGATCTGCATTAATGGGTGCTTGTGCATcagaattatcaaaatcGCATAGTGACAATACAAAGAAACCAGATCAAATCCTATGGGATGTTATGTGCAAGATGACTGGACAAGGGATAGTAGTATCACCACAAGATCCGTCTAGCCAAGTTTGTAAGCTATTAACTGtcaaatatcaaatttatttggaTATGATTGCAACGCAGAAACGTTACCGTTCAATGGTAAATGGTTTATAA